The stretch of DNA ATGATGTTTTCATTTGGTGTTTTTTCTAAGTCAAAATGAGCACCAATATTTCCACCTTTTCTCAGAGCATCGGCTAATGTCAACAAAGGTTTTTGTAAATCTATATGGTTGGGAAGTTCTTGTAATTGCTTCCCTAACGGTAATTTTTTCTTTTCGTCTGGAAGAATTTGCATAGTTATTCCTTCCAATAATCTTCTGCACAATACTGCAGTTGCCGTCCATTCTCCTACATTATATACATTTATTGAGGATTCATAAGCTTCTTTTAGTCCACCATTAAACTTCACAGAATCAAAAATTCCGTCTAATGGGCTTCTTGTTCTTGGTTCAGGATGAATAAACAATTCTCCTTCTTTTGGATCATTATTATTTTCTTTAAAGCCAATATATATAAAAGTCGCCAATTTTCTACAGCCAGAACATGCTGAATTACAAAAAAGTACTGATTGTGGATTATTTATTAATGTCCAATTCATCTTGAAGTTGACTCTTCTACCACAATGGGGACAATACCAATCAACTGAATCTGGTAAGATTATGCCTCTCCAAGTACTTGTTTGAGCAAATGCTTCTTTAGGAATAAATTGTATCATAGATGTCAATTATAATGTTTGCCAATTCGTTATATGTTTACCATTTGTCAGATCCTAAAATCCAAATCAAATGCATAGATGAAAG from Bacteroidales bacterium encodes:
- a CDS encoding DUF4145 domain-containing protein, giving the protein MIQFIPKEAFAQTSTWRGIILPDSVDWYCPHCGRRVNFKMNWTLINNPQSVLFCNSACSGCRKLATFIYIGFKENNNDPKEGELFIHPEPRTRSPLDGIFDSVKFNGGLKEAYESSINVYNVGEWTATAVLCRRLLEGITMQILPDEKKKLPLGKQLQELPNHIDLQKPLLTLADALRKGGNIGAHFDLEKTPNENIITLMMDLLDYLIEYIYILPSRIDDLHKKIEELSNK